A genomic window from Desulfovibrio gilichinskyi includes:
- a CDS encoding iron-containing alcohol dehydrogenase, producing the protein MNFEFQNPTRLIFGAGSLSRLGEVVSEYGQKALIVTGGGSIKRSGIFDRAVVSLKGAGIPFAQCAGVEPNPRISSVVRGAETVRTEGCDVIIALGGGSTIDAAKVIAAAVFYDGDPWDMIRHGDEKLYVPLKALPIIAVPTLAATGSEANSTAVISNEETLIKSSISNNCLYPRVAVVDPELTVSVPKDQTAYGVCDTIIHVTETYFNGIGGTPIQDRFAEGVILTAMEWGPKALADGTDIEARAQIQWAALVALNGWLQVGTDSSRPVHKIEHTLSAHHDVTHAAGLSAVNQSWMRFAAKTRPERFVQFAQRIFGLIPKSPDDMDCAMEGIDRFEEFMKSIGCPTSLSEIGIGDELFSRYADDILFLAKDRYGNLPGRPTMNRDDILELLRASL; encoded by the coding sequence ATGAATTTTGAATTTCAGAATCCGACACGACTTATTTTTGGCGCAGGATCGCTTTCCAGACTGGGCGAAGTTGTTAGTGAATATGGTCAAAAAGCATTGATAGTAACAGGCGGGGGCAGTATTAAACGCAGCGGTATTTTTGACCGCGCAGTTGTAAGTTTAAAGGGAGCAGGAATTCCCTTTGCACAGTGTGCAGGTGTAGAACCTAATCCTCGCATTTCTTCTGTTGTGCGCGGCGCAGAAACAGTTCGCACAGAGGGATGTGACGTAATTATCGCTTTGGGCGGAGGCAGTACTATAGATGCCGCTAAGGTTATTGCCGCGGCTGTTTTTTATGACGGTGATCCGTGGGATATGATCCGCCACGGAGATGAAAAACTCTACGTCCCGCTTAAAGCCTTGCCGATAATAGCTGTCCCGACTTTAGCCGCGACAGGTTCGGAGGCGAACAGTACCGCAGTCATTTCCAATGAGGAAACTCTCATTAAATCTTCCATTTCAAATAACTGTCTCTATCCTCGTGTTGCTGTGGTCGATCCGGAGCTGACTGTCAGTGTCCCTAAGGATCAGACCGCTTATGGCGTATGTGATACCATCATTCATGTTACAGAGACTTATTTTAACGGGATAGGCGGTACGCCGATTCAGGATCGCTTTGCCGAGGGAGTGATACTCACCGCCATGGAATGGGGGCCGAAAGCTCTTGCTGACGGAACCGACATCGAAGCCAGAGCGCAAATTCAGTGGGCAGCTTTGGTCGCGCTTAACGGATGGCTACAGGTAGGAACCGACAGCAGCCGTCCGGTGCATAAGATCGAGCATACGCTGTCTGCTCATCATGACGTAACGCACGCGGCAGGTCTTTCGGCTGTTAATCAGTCATGGATGCGGTTTGCCGCTAAAACTCGTCCTGAAAGATTCGTGCAGTTTGCGCAGCGTATTTTCGGGCTGATTCCAAAATCTCCAGACGATATGGATTGTGCAATGGAAGGTATTGACCGCTTCGAAGAATTTATGAAGTCTATCGGTTGCCCGACAAGCTTGTCTGAAATAGGCATCGGTGATGAACTGTTTTCCCGCTACGCCGATGATATTCTGTTTCTTGCCAAAGACAGGTATGGCAACCTTCCCGGACGGCCGACAATGAACAGAGATGATATCTTAGAGTTGTTGCGCGCGTCGCTTTAG
- a CDS encoding AraC family transcriptional regulator, which translates to MNSNTQFTPSDDLGEVREALADKIARWTENDFRLTTKIPGLLLRKYDKLSEPTSYMHDPSICLVAQGAKRVFLSDEEYVYDSNHFLITSVGLPILAQVIEADKQKPYLGLVLKLDLREIAQLMVDSNFKSPCPKQSKRGIAVGKLTAPLLNLFKRLLDLLDEPENIPVIAPLIQREILYRLLISEQGPRLQQLAMTGSHSQAITQAIDWLKENYTKQLRINDLAARVGMSTSTFHHHFRSLTAMSPLQFQKWIRLHEARRLMLTERQDVTSAAFQVGYESPSQFTREYSRQFGAPPLRDIKRLQEI; encoded by the coding sequence ATGAATAGCAATACACAATTTACACCCTCAGATGATTTAGGAGAAGTACGTGAAGCTCTGGCAGATAAAATTGCCCGATGGACCGAAAACGATTTTCGTCTGACAACAAAAATTCCCGGGTTGCTGCTTCGCAAATATGACAAACTCTCAGAACCGACGAGTTACATGCATGATCCGAGTATCTGCTTAGTCGCCCAAGGAGCCAAGCGAGTGTTCCTAAGTGATGAAGAATATGTATACGACTCCAATCACTTTCTTATTACATCCGTAGGTCTGCCAATATTAGCTCAAGTAATTGAAGCCGATAAACAAAAGCCATACCTAGGGCTGGTGCTGAAACTTGATCTAAGAGAGATTGCGCAACTCATGGTGGACAGCAACTTTAAGAGCCCCTGCCCTAAGCAATCAAAACGTGGAATAGCTGTCGGCAAACTCACGGCCCCGTTGTTGAATTTATTTAAAAGATTGCTAGATTTACTTGATGAGCCGGAAAATATTCCGGTTATCGCCCCGCTTATTCAGCGTGAAATTCTTTATCGTTTACTTATTAGTGAACAAGGACCACGCCTGCAGCAACTGGCCATGACAGGCAGCCATAGCCAAGCAATCACGCAAGCTATCGACTGGTTAAAAGAGAATTATACAAAACAGCTTAGGATTAATGACCTTGCAGCGCGTGTAGGGATGAGCACATCTACATTTCATCATCATTTCAGGTCACTAACGGCAATGAGCCCACTCCAGTTTCAAAAGTGGATAAGGTTGCATGAAGCAAGAAGATTGATGTTAACGGAACGTCAGGACGTAACAAGTGCAGCATTTCAGGTCGGCTACGAAAGCCCTTCCCAGTTTACCAGAGAATACAGCCGGCAATTTGGTGCGCCACCTTTAAGAGACATTAAGAGACTGCAAGAGATTTAA
- a CDS encoding iron-containing alcohol dehydrogenase: protein MNFEFHNPTRLIFGAGSLSKLGEVVAEHGKKALIVTGGGSVKRSGTFDRAVESLKDAGVLFAQCSGVEPNPRISTVVRGANIAREEGCDVIVALGGGSTMDAAKVMAAAVLYDGDPWNMIRHGQDQVYTPAKALPVITVPTLAATGSETNCGAVITNEETSVKSFVADKCFYPRVAIVDPELTLSVPKNQTAYGVCDLITHVTETYFNGIGGTPIQDRFAEGVILTAMEWGPKAIADGKNLEARTQVQWAALVALNGWLQVGTDYRMPVHMIEHTLSAHHDVAHGAGLSAINPSWMRFAAKSRPERFVQFAQRIFGIVPKAPDDMDCAMKGIDRFEDFLRSIDCPTSLSEIGIGDELLSRYADDTLLVAKDENGNLSGRPAMNRDDIIEMLRAAL from the coding sequence ATGAATTTTGAATTTCATAACCCGACACGTTTAATTTTCGGCGCAGGATCACTCTCCAAACTTGGGGAAGTTGTAGCTGAACATGGCAAAAAAGCATTGATAGTTACCGGAGGAGGCAGCGTCAAGCGTAGTGGTACTTTCGACCGCGCAGTAGAGAGTCTGAAGGATGCGGGTGTTTTGTTTGCACAGTGTTCAGGCGTAGAGCCGAATCCGAGAATTTCTACAGTGGTACGCGGCGCAAATATAGCTCGAGAGGAGGGATGTGATGTGATCGTAGCCTTGGGTGGCGGCAGCACTATGGACGCAGCTAAAGTTATGGCTGCGGCAGTCCTCTATGATGGCGATCCATGGAATATGATTCGTCACGGCCAGGACCAAGTATATACTCCGGCAAAAGCGTTACCTGTCATCACTGTTCCTACTTTGGCGGCAACAGGTTCAGAGACAAATTGCGGCGCAGTTATCACTAATGAAGAAACTTCCGTGAAGTCTTTTGTAGCCGATAAGTGTTTCTATCCTCGTGTTGCGATTGTTGATCCGGAATTGACATTGAGCGTGCCGAAGAATCAGACCGCTTACGGAGTGTGTGATCTTATCACCCATGTTACCGAAACCTATTTTAACGGAATAGGCGGCACTCCGATTCAGGATCGTTTTGCTGAAGGAGTCATTTTAACCGCTATGGAGTGGGGACCTAAAGCAATTGCTGATGGTAAGAATTTAGAAGCACGCACTCAAGTTCAATGGGCCGCACTGGTTGCACTCAATGGGTGGTTGCAGGTTGGAACGGATTATAGAATGCCTGTTCATATGATTGAACATACTCTTTCTGCCCATCATGATGTGGCTCATGGAGCGGGTTTGTCGGCTATCAATCCATCATGGATGCGTTTTGCTGCTAAGTCTCGCCCGGAAAGATTTGTTCAGTTTGCTCAGCGGATTTTCGGGATTGTTCCTAAAGCACCTGATGATATGGATTGTGCAATGAAAGGAATCGATCGTTTCGAAGACTTTTTGAGGTCTATAGATTGTCCGACAAGTTTATCTGAAATAGGCATCGGTGACGAACTGTTATCCCGCTATGCTGACGATACACTGTTGGTTGCTAAAGATGAAAATGGTAATCTTTCAGGACGTCCGGCAATGAATAGAGATGATATAATCGAGATGTTGCGGGCGGCGCTCTAA
- a CDS encoding Crp/Fnr family transcriptional regulator — protein sequence MEKEELKKIITEFPIFSNLDDPNLTRLAENAVVSDIPKKAIYFSEAKFLKGMHVLLSGKVKLFKLAEDGKEQTIFVFGPGEPFCLCSTFSDGKMPANLSALEDSKVLFISPSKFQTLIQEDPSILLNMMSVMAKRLKDAMVMIDSLSLKQIPSRLAAYFLSQSEEGWLKLGISYRELSKIIGVTPEALSRAMKKMSKEKLIEVDGTSVRLINKERLETCRDGNLLC from the coding sequence ATGGAAAAAGAAGAGCTAAAAAAGATCATCACTGAATTCCCTATTTTTTCAAATCTGGATGATCCCAATCTTACGCGGTTAGCAGAAAATGCGGTTGTGAGCGACATTCCTAAAAAAGCAATTTATTTTAGTGAAGCTAAGTTTTTAAAAGGCATGCATGTTCTGCTTTCAGGCAAAGTAAAACTATTTAAATTAGCGGAAGACGGAAAAGAACAGACCATTTTCGTTTTCGGTCCGGGAGAGCCTTTTTGCCTCTGTTCAACTTTTTCTGACGGGAAAATGCCCGCAAATCTAAGCGCACTCGAAGACAGCAAAGTGCTTTTTATCAGTCCATCCAAATTTCAGACTTTAATTCAGGAAGACCCGTCTATTCTGCTTAATATGATGAGCGTCATGGCGAAGCGCCTTAAAGATGCAATGGTCATGATTGATTCACTTTCACTCAAGCAGATTCCGTCCCGTTTAGCAGCGTATTTTCTGAGTCAAAGTGAAGAGGGCTGGTTGAAGTTAGGAATTTCTTACAGGGAACTTTCAAAAATCATAGGTGTCACGCCGGAAGCCCTTTCGAGAGCAATGAAAAAGATGAGTAAAGAAAAACTCATTGAAGTTGACGGGACGAGCGTGAGGTTGATTAATAAAGAACGGCTGGAAACTTGCCGTGATGGGAATTTATTGTGTTAG
- a CDS encoding FAD-dependent oxidoreductase yields MSSQNIVVIGGSAAGPKAAARAKRLDQAANVTLLQKAPEMSMASCGYPYYIGGNFDNRDQLLSTPTGVVRNEAFFAGAKGVQARVNTEVTAIDRIKKVVSCVNVITGEKDTVPYDKLVICSGATPRHPPIKGINLEGVQALSEMRDADKLRELRDSGKVKDVVIVGGGLIGIEVCEALADSGMNVNVVEMLSQLLMFLDWELAKLVEKHVASKGVTVHTENGVAEFMGENGKLTGVKLNDGSVVPCELAVVSIGVVPNVDLARASGLEIGGFGGIVVDEHMRTSDSNIYAAGDCVEIPNRITGKKTYAPYGDLANLEARVAADNIVLGDSSTFPGTVNSGICKVFNFSAGSTGMSEKRAEAEGYEVVTATNASPDKPGFMGAKLLVSKMVADAKTGRILGFQCVGTGEVNRQVAEAAMAVMNGNTIYDIGVADLPYAPPFSLAIDHFIATAHILENKMAGLMTGICNAEVKEMIDGGTAPFILDVRSPVEFKEMRLNVGETLIPLGTLRNSLDKLPSDKSAEIITFCKISMRGYEAQRVLEANGWTNVKVMEGGIMAWPFKVEF; encoded by the coding sequence ATGAGTTCACAGAATATAGTTGTCATCGGCGGCTCTGCTGCCGGACCGAAAGCCGCAGCCCGTGCAAAACGACTTGATCAGGCCGCAAACGTTACTCTTCTGCAAAAAGCTCCGGAGATGTCTATGGCATCTTGTGGATACCCTTATTATATCGGCGGAAATTTTGATAATCGTGACCAGTTGCTTTCTACTCCTACCGGAGTTGTGCGTAATGAAGCTTTTTTTGCCGGAGCTAAAGGCGTGCAGGCGCGGGTTAATACGGAGGTAACCGCTATTGACCGGATTAAAAAGGTTGTATCATGTGTGAATGTCATTACCGGTGAAAAAGACACTGTCCCTTATGACAAGCTGGTAATCTGCTCAGGTGCAACTCCCCGTCATCCCCCTATTAAGGGTATCAATCTGGAGGGCGTGCAGGCTTTGTCAGAGATGCGTGATGCTGACAAACTTCGTGAACTTCGTGATTCAGGCAAAGTTAAAGATGTAGTTATTGTCGGCGGTGGACTGATCGGCATTGAGGTCTGCGAAGCTCTTGCCGATTCCGGCATGAATGTGAACGTAGTTGAAATGCTGTCTCAGTTGCTGATGTTTTTGGATTGGGAGCTTGCTAAACTGGTGGAAAAACATGTGGCATCCAAAGGGGTCACTGTTCACACTGAAAATGGTGTAGCTGAATTTATGGGCGAAAATGGAAAACTTACCGGCGTAAAATTAAATGATGGTTCAGTTGTTCCATGTGAGCTGGCGGTGGTTTCTATAGGGGTGGTTCCTAATGTTGATCTGGCTAGAGCCTCGGGGCTTGAGATAGGTGGTTTCGGGGGTATCGTTGTGGATGAACACATGCGGACTTCCGATTCTAATATCTATGCAGCAGGGGACTGCGTAGAGATTCCTAACCGTATCACAGGCAAGAAAACTTATGCACCTTACGGAGATCTTGCCAATCTTGAAGCCAGAGTTGCCGCTGATAATATTGTTCTTGGCGACAGTTCTACTTTCCCCGGCACTGTTAACAGCGGTATCTGCAAGGTCTTTAATTTCAGTGCAGGTTCCACGGGAATGTCGGAAAAACGCGCTGAGGCAGAAGGGTATGAGGTAGTGACAGCCACTAATGCAAGCCCTGATAAACCCGGATTTATGGGTGCAAAATTACTTGTTTCCAAGATGGTTGCAGATGCGAAAACCGGACGTATACTCGGATTTCAGTGCGTAGGAACCGGCGAAGTTAATCGTCAGGTCGCCGAAGCCGCAATGGCGGTTATGAATGGCAATACTATTTATGACATAGGCGTAGCGGATCTTCCGTATGCTCCTCCTTTTTCGTTGGCGATCGACCATTTCATAGCTACTGCACATATTTTGGAAAACAAAATGGCAGGGCTGATGACAGGTATCTGCAATGCCGAGGTTAAAGAGATGATTGATGGCGGTACTGCTCCTTTTATTCTGGATGTACGTTCGCCTGTTGAGTTCAAAGAAATGCGCCTTAATGTCGGTGAAACTTTGATTCCTTTAGGAACGCTTCGGAATTCTCTGGACAAGCTCCCAAGCGACAAGAGTGCGGAGATTATAACATTTTGCAAAATATCTATGCGCGGTTATGAAGCACAGCGAGTGCTTGAAGCAAATGGTTGGACTAATGTTAAAGTTATGGAAGGCGGCATAATGGCCTGGCCTTTTAAAGTTGAATTCTAG
- a CDS encoding glycosyltransferase, with translation MKIGYYLSDLTLTGGTKVINQHLQLLDELGYQAKLFVKNIQTQYPFHKRPIIISDTKEIAGQVDIIISTRLRDLKSCLKPQMPSPVMFYQRHELNDLRTYYSEKAKRAKYASLAGRFFLKTKSKLQKIGIEKYYNSKIIAWTPCHIVAHEFTNKYNKDYDFIRNTVNHSLFDSVSSTNKVHNSILSIGDYRLNLKNIARVFEAIKEIKKTTPIHFIRVSPTKIHPEEIKSGIVDEYYSQLNEKEMAILYGKTNIVVSPSLSEGFGMPALEGMAAGCLCVLSDIPAHNMFQNLCKQTTGSYALYFNPESTEELTLSLQTALKRDKCEKLIKNGKQISLEYTSELQKQDLLTALNKIEKKGYK, from the coding sequence ATGAAAATAGGATATTACCTTTCAGATCTGACACTAACAGGTGGGACAAAAGTTATTAATCAACACCTTCAACTTCTTGATGAATTGGGATATCAGGCTAAGCTCTTTGTAAAAAATATTCAGACACAGTACCCATTTCATAAACGACCTATTATAATAAGTGATACTAAAGAAATAGCTGGGCAAGTTGACATTATCATTTCAACGAGATTGCGTGATCTAAAATCATGCTTGAAACCTCAAATGCCTTCTCCTGTTATGTTTTATCAACGACATGAACTAAACGATTTACGAACTTATTATTCAGAAAAAGCCAAAAGGGCCAAATATGCATCACTTGCTGGTCGCTTTTTTCTAAAGACAAAATCTAAATTACAAAAAATAGGTATCGAGAAGTATTATAACTCTAAAATTATTGCATGGACGCCATGTCATATCGTAGCGCATGAGTTTACAAATAAATACAATAAAGATTACGATTTCATAAGAAATACCGTCAATCATTCTTTATTTGATTCAGTTTCTAGCACAAATAAAGTTCATAATTCAATCTTAAGTATTGGCGATTATCGTTTAAATCTTAAAAATATTGCTAGAGTTTTTGAAGCTATTAAAGAAATTAAAAAAACAACTCCTATTCATTTTATACGTGTTTCTCCGACGAAGATACACCCAGAAGAAATAAAATCAGGAATAGTTGACGAATACTATTCTCAACTGAACGAAAAAGAAATGGCCATTTTGTACGGAAAGACAAATATAGTCGTATCACCATCACTCTCGGAAGGATTTGGCATGCCAGCTTTAGAAGGTATGGCTGCAGGATGCCTTTGTGTTTTATCCGATATTCCAGCCCACAATATGTTTCAAAATCTTTGCAAACAGACAACAGGTTCCTACGCCCTTTATTTTAATCCAGAATCAACTGAAGAACTGACTCTAAGCTTACAAACAGCTTTAAAAAGAGATAAATGTGAGAAGCTAATTAAAAACGGAAAACAAATTTCTTTAGAATATACATCAGAATTACAAAAGCAAGACTTGCTTACGGCACTTAATAAAATTGAAAAAAAAGGATATAAATAA
- a CDS encoding efflux RND transporter periplasmic adaptor subunit: MLKYNKIFLTIAAIAVVTSFVFIGSGCKNNDPAQATDQPHQRAVQVDVAEVTTTFIRKEIELPGRISARRIAQVRARVAGIVLSRDFKEGSHVEKGQPLFHIDPAQFNAALSLAKADLAKAEANMVDLAATADRYSKLIKTNSISQSEYDTAINSYRAAKASKDAAEAAVKTASLSLSYATVEAPISGRIGRAFITEGALVGEGEATHLATIQQLNPIYADINEPVSEYLKLKATMNKAVHDENATDVTVSVDNVDYVAKGKLLFSDVTVDQKSGQVSLRSEFPNDDGMLLPGMFVRIKIKLGDSQEVILVPQRAVMLGQGGTAQVYVVDSQNIVQPRAVKTGSMEGSLWQIIEGLKTGEKVVVNGTGKLKPGMTVSIKNVEKPNIASNNTDSKQQ; encoded by the coding sequence ATGCTTAAATATAACAAAATTTTTCTAACTATCGCTGCAATTGCAGTAGTAACTTCTTTTGTTTTTATTGGTTCAGGTTGCAAGAATAACGACCCGGCGCAGGCCACTGATCAGCCTCATCAAAGAGCTGTTCAAGTTGATGTTGCCGAGGTTACGACAACTTTCATACGTAAAGAAATTGAACTCCCCGGGCGTATCTCTGCGCGCAGAATTGCACAGGTTCGCGCAAGAGTTGCTGGAATTGTTCTTAGTAGAGATTTTAAGGAAGGCAGTCACGTAGAAAAAGGTCAGCCTTTATTTCATATAGATCCTGCCCAGTTCAATGCGGCCTTGTCTTTGGCGAAAGCAGATCTTGCAAAAGCTGAGGCTAACATGGTTGATCTGGCGGCTACAGCTGACCGCTACAGCAAACTTATTAAGACTAACTCTATCAGTCAGTCGGAATATGACACCGCTATTAATTCTTACAGGGCAGCCAAAGCGAGCAAAGATGCCGCAGAGGCCGCTGTAAAAACAGCCTCTTTAAGTCTCAGCTACGCCACTGTTGAAGCTCCTATTTCCGGTAGAATCGGACGAGCTTTCATAACAGAAGGAGCTTTGGTTGGTGAAGGTGAAGCTACGCATCTGGCTACAATCCAGCAGCTCAATCCTATCTATGCAGATATTAATGAACCTGTTTCAGAATATCTCAAGCTCAAAGCTACAATGAACAAGGCTGTTCATGATGAAAACGCTACGGATGTGACTGTCTCTGTTGATAATGTTGACTATGTTGCAAAAGGGAAACTTCTTTTTTCTGATGTAACCGTCGATCAAAAAAGCGGGCAGGTTTCACTTAGAAGTGAATTCCCGAATGACGATGGAATGCTGCTTCCGGGTATGTTTGTGCGTATAAAGATCAAACTTGGCGACAGTCAGGAAGTTATTCTGGTTCCGCAGCGCGCAGTCATGCTCGGTCAGGGCGGAACTGCTCAGGTCTATGTTGTTGACAGTCAGAATATAGTTCAGCCTCGCGCAGTAAAAACCGGATCTATGGAAGGCAGTCTCTGGCAGATTATTGAAGGTCTGAAAACCGGAGAAAAGGTAGTTGTAAACGGAACCGGTAAGCTAAAGCCGGGAATGACTGTCTCCATAAAAAATGTCGAGAAGCCTAACATAGCATCAAATAATACTGACAGTAAGCAGCAGTAA